One genomic segment of Kogia breviceps isolate mKogBre1 chromosome 11, mKogBre1 haplotype 1, whole genome shotgun sequence includes these proteins:
- the ASPRV1 gene encoding retroviral-like aspartic protease 1: MAGSGVRSREGRRQQAFVLEPFDGANVAPHLWLHRFEVISDLNRWDHATKLRFLKESLRGDALEVYSGLSPEDQGEYGAVKETLLKTSGGPGVAHSYQPKEILFANSMGKGYYLKGNIGEVPVSFLVDSGAQVSVVHPRLWEEVTNGDLDTLQPFEDVVKVANGAEMKILGVWDTVVSLGKMKLKAAFLVANSSTEEAIIGTDLLQDHSAILDFEHRTCTLGGRKFRLLPVGGSLEDEFDLDLIEEELYSEEGRQQLFY; this comes from the coding sequence ATGGCCGGGAGTGGAGTCAGGAGCCGGGAGGGCCGCCGGCAGCAGGCCTTTGTCCTGGAGCCTTTTGATGGAGCCAATGTGGCCCCGCACCTCTGGCTGCACCGTTTTGAGGTCATCAGTGACCTCAACCGTTGGGACCACGCCACCAAGCTGAGGTTCCTGAAAGAGTCCCTCAGGGGAGACGCCCTGGAGGTCTACAGTGGACTCAGTCCTGAGGACCAGGGGGAATACGGGGCTGTGAAAGAGACCCTCCTGAAGACCTCTGGGGGACCCGGGGTGGCCCACAGCTACCAGCCCAAAGAGATCCTCTTTGCCAACAGCATGGGTAAGGGCTACTACCTCAAGGGGAATATTGGCGAAGTGCCCGTGAGTTTCCTGGTGGACTCTGGGGCCCAGGTCTCCGTGGTCCACCCGCGCTTGTGGGAGGAGGTCACCAATGGCGACCTGGATACCTTGCAACCCTTTGAGGATGTGGTGAAAGTGGCCAACGGGGCTGAAATGAAGATCCTGGGTGTCTGGGACACAGTGGTGTCCCTGGGCAAGATGAAGCTGAAGGCAGCTTTCCTAGTGGCCAACTCAAGTACAGAAGAAGCCATCATTGGGACCGACCTGCTCCAGGACCACAGTGCCATCCTGGACTTCGAGCATCGCACGTGCACACTGGGAGGGAGGAAGTTCCGCCTTCTGCCTGTAGGAGGGTCCCTGGAAGATGAGTTCGACCTGGACCTCATAGAGGAGGAGCTCTACTCAGAGGAGGGGCGGCAGCAGCTCTTCTATTGA